In the genome of Acidimicrobiia bacterium, one region contains:
- a CDS encoding long-chain fatty acid--CoA ligase — MEGDANWCAVLAHHATTTPDRVLARAADGSVTYAEMAARAAALAGGLHDHGVGEGDVVALLSYNCTEFLETIFAANHLGAIAMPINWRLAAAEVRYILQHSGARVLVCDAELAPLADDATKETEDAPTRVVIGADVPTGWTRLADLRTRGTIPPRVCAAGDDVHRLMYTSGTTGRPKGVMITHANLAWKNLAHLVELGITRDDVGLACGPLYHVGALDLTTTTLIAAGATTIVHRVFDAASVVDEIERSRVTTVWLAPAMINAIMALPDVERRDLSSVRVVVNGGEKMPIPLIERLQRTFPSAWFADAYGLTETVSGDTFLDRESLITKLGSVGRPCLYLDLDIWDDQGRSLPAGERGEIVLRGPKVFKGYWRDPDATAAAFAGGWFHTGDIGVRDDDGYVWVVDRLKDMIVSGGENIAGSEVERVLYEHEAVLEAAVVGRRDGRWGEVPVAFVALRDGADATADDLVDHCRAQLARFKVPKDVVFVDALPRNPSGKVLKRELRDRV; from the coding sequence ATGGAGGGCGACGCGAACTGGTGCGCGGTGCTCGCGCACCACGCGACGACCACCCCCGACCGTGTGCTCGCCCGCGCCGCCGACGGCAGCGTCACCTACGCGGAGATGGCCGCACGCGCGGCCGCGCTCGCCGGCGGGCTCCACGACCACGGCGTCGGTGAGGGCGACGTCGTCGCGCTCCTCTCGTACAACTGCACCGAGTTCCTGGAGACGATCTTCGCGGCGAACCATCTCGGCGCGATCGCGATGCCGATCAACTGGCGGCTGGCGGCGGCCGAGGTGCGGTACATCCTGCAGCACTCCGGCGCGCGGGTCCTCGTGTGCGACGCCGAGCTCGCGCCGCTCGCCGACGACGCGACCAAGGAGACCGAGGACGCGCCGACGCGCGTGGTCATCGGCGCGGACGTCCCCACCGGTTGGACGCGCCTCGCCGACCTTCGCACGCGCGGGACGATCCCGCCGCGCGTGTGTGCCGCGGGCGACGACGTCCACCGGCTGATGTACACGTCGGGGACGACCGGCCGCCCCAAGGGCGTGATGATCACGCACGCCAACCTGGCGTGGAAGAACCTCGCGCACCTCGTCGAGCTCGGGATCACCCGCGACGACGTCGGCCTCGCGTGCGGTCCGCTGTACCACGTCGGCGCGCTCGACCTGACGACGACGACGCTGATCGCCGCCGGCGCGACGACGATCGTCCACCGCGTGTTCGACGCCGCGTCCGTCGTCGACGAGATCGAACGGTCGCGCGTGACGACGGTGTGGCTCGCGCCGGCGATGATCAACGCGATCATGGCGTTGCCCGACGTCGAGCGCCGCGACCTGTCGTCGGTCCGCGTCGTCGTCAACGGCGGCGAGAAGATGCCCATCCCGCTGATCGAGCGGCTGCAGCGGACGTTCCCGTCCGCGTGGTTCGCCGACGCGTACGGGCTCACCGAGACAGTCTCGGGCGACACGTTCCTCGACCGCGAGAGCCTGATCACGAAGCTCGGCAGCGTCGGCCGTCCCTGCCTGTACCTCGACCTCGACATCTGGGACGACCAGGGCCGGTCGCTCCCCGCGGGAGAGCGGGGCGAGATCGTGCTGCGGGGCCCGAAGGTGTTCAAGGGCTACTGGCGCGACCCGGACGCGACCGCAGCCGCGTTCGCGGGCGGGTGGTTCCACACGGGCGACATCGGTGTGCGCGACGACGACGGGTACGTCTGGGTCGTCGACCGGCTGAAGGACATGATCGTCTCCGGCGGCGAGAACATCGCGGGCTCCGAGGTCGAGCGCGTGCTGTACGAGCACGAGGCCGTGCTCGAGGCCGCCGTCGTCGGCCGTCGCGACGGCCGGTGGGGAGAGGTGCCGGTCGCGTTCGTCGCCCTCCGCGACGGAGCGGACGCGACCGCCGACGACCTCGTCGATCACTGCCGCGCGCAGCTCGCGCGCTTCAAGGTGCCCAAGGACGTCGTGTTCGTCGACGCGCTGCCGCGCAACCCGTCAGGCAAGGTCCTCAAACGGGAGCTCCGTGACCGCGTGTGA
- a CDS encoding alpha/beta hydrolase domain-containing protein, giving the protein MRMRLGTVVACVALVGVAACSGGSRKTSNKSSSSTTVARAQATRGPAATMSTQLTGGRGVYLGEGTPPDLARDGYVQREYLAAGTATSYRATTPFTHDGRWTFVPDATAPYRTRVLVRAPAKTSRFSGTVVVEWLNVSGGVDANPEWVSTAEEIVRRGDIWVGVSAQRIGVEGGPVLVKVTGVAGAEDAGKGLKAIDPPRYGTLEHPGDGYSFDIFTQVARAVRDGAGLDGVRPQRVIAAGESQSAFALVTYDNGVQPLSHAFDGFFVHSRGAIGLPLVAPGKYADLAGALNGTPTIFRTDQDAPVMDIQTETDVSSILDSVAARQPDTDHFRLWEVPGTAHADVHLVGAANAKVLNCGVPINDGPMHIVAKAALRALTTWLTTGAAPPVAPRIEVTDSPKPVVRRNADGIALGGVRTPPVDVPVAVLSGAPGPNPSTICLLLGSTTPLPASRLAQLYPSRAVYEQRYAAAADAAIKAGFVLPEDRAALLAYADPSRIPA; this is encoded by the coding sequence ATGCGGATGCGTCTCGGGACCGTCGTGGCGTGCGTGGCGCTCGTGGGTGTGGCGGCCTGCTCGGGTGGCAGCAGGAAGACGTCCAACAAGAGCTCGTCCTCGACGACCGTCGCGCGCGCCCAGGCCACGCGCGGGCCGGCGGCGACCATGTCGACCCAGCTGACCGGCGGGCGCGGCGTGTACCTCGGCGAGGGCACGCCGCCGGACCTCGCCCGTGACGGCTACGTCCAGCGCGAGTACCTCGCGGCCGGCACCGCGACGTCGTACCGCGCGACGACACCGTTCACGCACGACGGCCGGTGGACGTTCGTCCCCGACGCGACGGCGCCGTACCGCACGCGCGTGCTCGTGCGGGCACCGGCCAAGACGTCACGGTTCAGCGGGACGGTCGTGGTCGAGTGGCTGAACGTCAGCGGAGGCGTGGACGCGAACCCGGAGTGGGTGAGCACCGCGGAGGAGATCGTCCGGCGCGGCGACATCTGGGTCGGCGTGTCCGCGCAGCGCATCGGCGTGGAGGGTGGCCCCGTCCTCGTCAAGGTGACGGGTGTCGCGGGCGCGGAGGACGCCGGGAAGGGCCTCAAGGCCATCGACCCGCCGCGCTACGGCACGCTGGAGCACCCCGGCGACGGGTACTCGTTCGACATCTTCACGCAGGTCGCGCGCGCCGTGCGCGACGGCGCCGGTCTCGACGGTGTCCGGCCGCAGCGCGTCATCGCGGCGGGTGAGTCGCAATCCGCGTTCGCGTTGGTCACCTACGACAACGGCGTGCAACCGCTGTCGCACGCGTTCGACGGCTTCTTCGTGCACAGCCGCGGTGCCATCGGGCTGCCCCTCGTCGCGCCGGGCAAGTACGCGGACCTGGCCGGCGCGCTGAACGGGACGCCCACGATCTTCCGCACGGACCAGGACGCGCCCGTGATGGACATCCAGACCGAGACCGACGTGTCGAGCATCCTGGACTCCGTCGCGGCGCGCCAGCCCGACACCGACCACTTCCGCCTCTGGGAGGTCCCCGGCACCGCGCACGCCGACGTGCACCTCGTCGGGGCCGCGAACGCGAAGGTCCTGAACTGCGGCGTGCCGATCAACGACGGGCCCATGCACATCGTCGCCAAGGCGGCGCTGCGCGCGTTGACCACGTGGCTCACGACCGGCGCGGCGCCGCCCGTCGCGCCCCGCATCGAGGTCACCGACAGCCCGAAGCCCGTTGTCCGGCGGAACGCGGACGGCATCGCGCTCGGCGGCGTCCGCACGCCGCCCGTCGACGTGCCGGTCGCGGTCCTCTCGGGTGCACCGGGCCCGAACCCGTCGACGATCTGCCTGCTCCTCGGGTCGACGACACCGCTGCCGGCGTCACGGCTCGCGCAGCTGTACCCGTCGCGCGCCGTGTACGAGCAGCGCTACGCCGCTGCGGCCGACGCCGCGATCAAGGCCGGGTTCGTGCTGCCCGAGGACCGCGCCGCGCTGCTCGCGTACGCGGACCCGTCGCGCATCCCCGCGTAG